From one Gossypium hirsutum isolate 1008001.06 chromosome D08, Gossypium_hirsutum_v2.1, whole genome shotgun sequence genomic stretch:
- the LOC121219929 gene encoding myosin-11 isoform X1, whose amino-acid sequence MPQEITVGSHVWVEDQELAWVDGVVTSVNGNEAEVETINGNQVTTKLSKLYPKDMEAPDTGVDDMTKLSYLHEPAVLHNLATRYGIKEIYTYCGNILIAINPFQAISHLYDTELMDSYKGAQLGDRSPHVFAITDVAYRAMNNEGKSNSILVSGESGAGKTETTKMIMRYLAYLGGHAAAEARTVERKVLESNPVLEAFGNAKTVRNNNSSRFGKFVEIQFDACGQISGAAIRTYLLEKSRVCQISEPERNYHCFYLLCAAPPKEIEKYKLGDPKSFHYLNQSSCYELVGVDDSHDYLATKKAMDIVGISVEEQDAIFRIVAAILHLGNIAFALEGEDSSVLEDDKAKFHLQVTAELLMCDLEALETALCKRNMVTPEEVIKRSLDPLGAAISRDGLAKTIYARLFDWLVKKINVSIGQDPDSKCLIGVLDIYGFESFKTSSFEQFCINFTNEKLQQHFNQHVFKMEQSVYQEEEIDWSYIDFVDNQDVLDLIEKKPGGIISLLDETCMFPKSTHETFAQKLYQTFKDHKRFVKPKLARTEFTIVHYAGEVQYQCDQFLDKNKDYIVPEHQELLSTSKCSFIASLFPSLNAETPKSGKFSSIGSRFKLQLQQLMDILNSTEPHYIRCIKPNSDLRPEIFENVSVLQQLRSGGVLEAIRVKCEGYPTNRIFSEFLERFSILVPEVLKENVEENVACKSIMEKVGLSNYQIGKTKIFLRAGQMAELDGRKAKLLGESAKVIQKQVRSRIARKCYVRIQTASICIQTVLRGQLACESLKFRKRTAAAVKIQKSARRKSASRKYTNIKSSAIVVQTGIRAMVARNEFRSKMQNHSATIQAATEEEEKDSGKEEEDIGKEEKDNGKEEKDVGKEEKDVGKEEKDVGKEEKDSGKEVEEPEDKEPEKQPTVEVQEKEELPDPPVAVLEQNKPDKTYVSPDKEQEVTEESNEPYHIVEEISSPIQDVLTAEELPSEVEQLKVLLIGEKKRADEYQKKHAEAQELSEQRRKKLEETEKKVHQLQESLNRLHQVQNQPLHPLLELITLIIRTTLMLHQLAQILHFQLQVVIQPTTLVPVLKLPRCMLKMLQPLKLQVLRTVIRRGHLMTTSDGSLCFCFILSIDDRYKHNFSRELQCRHAKHNPNSYT is encoded by the exons ATGCCACAGGAAATTACTGTAGGTTCCCATGTATGGGTTGAAGACCAGGAATTGGCTTGGGTTGATGGGGTTGTAACTAGTGTTAATGGAAATGAAGCTGAGGTTGAAACTATTAATGGGAACCAG GTTACTACAAAGTTATCTAAATTGTATCCCAAGGATATGGAAGCACCCGATACGGGTGTTGATGATATGACTAAGCTATCATACTTGCACGAGCCTGCTGTGCTTCACAATTTGGCCACCAGATACGGAATCAAAGAGATTTAT ACGTACTGTGGGAACATTCTCATTGCCATCAATCCATTCCAAGCAATCTCACATTTATATGATACTGAATTGATGGACAGCTATAAAGGGGCTCAACTAGGGGATCGGAGCCCTCATGTTTTTGCGATTACTGATGTTGCATATAG GGCTATGAATAACGAAGGCAAATCCAATTCTATACTAGTCAGTGGTGAAAGTGGGGCAGGTAAGACTGAAACCACCAAAATGATTATGCGCTATCTTGCATATTTGGGTGGCCATGCTGCTGCTGAAGCACGGACTGTTGAACGAAAAGTTCTAGAA TCAAATCCTGTTCTTGAAGCATTTGGAAATGCAAAAACTGTCAGGAATAACAACTCAAG TCGTTTTGGAAAATTTGTTGAGATTCAATTTGATGCATGTGGACAAATATCAGGGGCTGCCATCAGAACTTATCTCCTAGAAAAATCTCGTGTTTGCCAAATTTCAGAGCCTGAACGGAACTACCACTGTTTTTACCTTCTTTGTGCTGCACCACCGAAG GAGATCGAGAAATATAAGTTGGGAGATCCTAAGTCGTTTCATTACCTTAACCAATCTAGTTGTTATGAACTGGTTGGTGTAGATGATTCCCATGATTATCTTGCCACCAAGAAAGCTATGGATATTGTTGGGATAAGTGTGGAGGAACAG GATGCAATTTTCAGAATTGTGGCTGCAATTCTTCATCTGGGCAATATTGCATTTGCTTTGGAGGGAGAAGATTCATCTGTGTTAGAGGATGACAAAGCCAAATTCCATCTTCAAGTTACAGCAGAGCTACTCAT GTGTGATCTTGAAGCATTGGAAACTGCACTGTGTAAGCGCAATATGGTCACTCCAGAAGAAGTTATCAAAAGGAGCCTTGATCCACTTGGTGCAGCAATTAGCAGGGATGGTTTAGCAAAGACAATATATGCTCGTTTGTTTGACTG GTTGGTTAAGAAAATTAATGTCTCTATTGGGCAAGATCCTGACTCAAAATGTCTCATTGGAGTCCTTGACATATAtggttttgaaagttttaaaactAGCAG TTTTGAACAGTTCTGTATAAACTTCACCAATGAAAAGCTGCAGCAACATTTCAACCAG CACGTGTTCAAGATGGAGCAATCTGTATACCAAGAGGAGGAAATAGATTGGAGCTATATAGATTTTGTTGATAATCAAGATGTTTTGGATCTTATCGAAAAG AAACCAGGGGGGATCATTTCTCTTCTTGATGAAACATG CATGTTTCCGAAATCAACCCATGAAACCTTTGCCCAAAAGCTCTATCAGACATTCAAGGATCACAAACGCTTTGTAAAGCCAAAATTGGCTCGCACAGAGTTCACCATTGTCCATTATGCAGGAGAG GTCCAGTATCAGTGTGATCAGTTTTTAGACAAAAACAAAGACTATATTGTTCCTGAACATCAGGAGTTGTTGAGTACTTCCAAATGTTCCTTTATAGCTAGCCTTTTCCCTTCACTTAATGCGGAGACACCTAAATCTGGCAAGTTCTCATCTATTGGTTCTCGTTTCAAG TTACAGTTACAACAGTTGATGGATATACTAAATTCTACCGAACCCCACTATATAAGATGTATAAAACCAAACTCTGATTTAAGACCTGAAATATTTGAGAATGTCAGTGTCTTGCAGCAACTACGTTCTGGT GGTGTTCTAGAGGCAATCAGAGTCAAGTGTGAGGGATACCCTACTAATAGAATCTTTAGTGAATTTCTAGAGCGATTTTCTATTCTTGTGCCAGAAGTTTTGAAAGAGAA TGTTGAAGAAAATGTTGCATGCAAATCAATTATGGAGAAGGTGGGGCTTTCAAATTATCAG ATAGGGAAAACTAAGATTTTTTTGAGAGCTGGTCAGATGGCAGAGTTAGATGGACGCAAAGCAAAATTACTTGGAGAGTCAGCAAAGGTTATTCAAAAGCAAGTTAGATCCCGTATAGCTCGTAAATGCTATGTTCGTATCCAAACGGCTTCTATTTGTATACAAACTGTTTTGAGGG GACAACTAGCTTGTGAATCACTTAAATTCAGGAAAAGAACAGCAGCTGCTGTCAAAATTCAGAAGTCTGCCCGCAGAAAATCTGCTAGTAGGAAGTACACTAATATCAAATCTTCAGCAATTGTCGTGCAGACAGGAATACGTGCCATGGTTGCTCGTAATGAATTCAGATCTAAGATGCAAAACCATTCTGCAACTATACAG GCTGCtacagaagaagaagaaaaggacagtggaaaagaagaagaggacattggaaaagaagaaaaggacaatggaaaagaagaaaaggacgttggaaaagaagaaaaggacgttggaaaagaagaaaaggatgttggaaaagaagaaaaggaCAGTGGAAAAGAAGTCGAGGAACCCGAAGATAAAGAGCCAGAAAAGCAACCAACT GTCGAAGTACAAGAGAAAGAAGAGCTACCGGATCCTCCAGTAGCTGTACTTGAGCAGAACAAACCTGACAAAACCTATGTGTCTCCTGACAAAGAGCAAGAGGTCACGGAGGAATCAAATGAACCGTATCATATTGTTGAAGAAATATCAAGCCCCATCCAAGATGTTTTAACAGCTGAGGAGCTTCCATCAGAAGTTGAACAGCTAAAG GTCCTCTTGataggagaaaagaaaagagctGATGAATATCAAAAGAAACATGCTGAAGCCCAAGAATTAAGCGAGCAAAGACGCAAGAAATTGGAAGAAACTGAAAAGAAAGTACATCAGCTTCAAGAATCTTTGAACAG ACTCCATCAAGTTCAAAACCAGCCTCTCCACCCATTGCTCGAGTTGATTACTTTGATAATTCGGACAACTCTGATGCTTCATCAACTGGCTCAGATTTTGCATTTCCAGCTTCAGGTCGTGATTCAGCCAACAACTCTTGTCCCCGTCCTAAAGCTCCCCAGGTGCATGTTAAAGATGCTACAGCCACTGAAATTACAG GTACTGCGGACAGTGATAAGGAGGGGGCATTTGATGACTACTTCTGATGGATCTTTGTGCTTCTGCTTCATCTTATCTATAGATGACAGATATAAACACAATTTTAGTAGAGAATTACAGTGTAGGCATGCAAAACACAATCCAAATTCTTACACATAA